Proteins encoded together in one Chryseobacterium sp. G0201 window:
- the hemB gene encoding porphobilinogen synthase, which yields MIHSRNRRLRVNESMRSLVRESILTTDDFVMPIFVMEGENKQEPIPSMPGIFRRSIDLTVKECKELFSLGVKAVNLYMKVSDHLKDNTGKEAWNKDGLMQSTIKAIKDAVPEMIVMPDVALDPYSIYGHDGIIENGKILNDATNDALARMSVSHAEAGADIVAPSDMMDGRVLTIREALEENGFTDVGILSYSAKYASSFYGPFRSALDSAPKDDMEIPKDKKTYQMDFHNSREALNEVFKDIDEGADIIMIKPGLPYLDIVSKVREAIDLPIAVYNVSGEYAMVKAAAQNGWLDNDKTIIESLTCFKRAGADMIFTYFAKEAAILLNK from the coding sequence ATGATACATTCAAGAAATAGAAGACTTAGGGTTAATGAATCTATGAGAAGCTTGGTAAGAGAAAGTATCCTTACAACTGATGATTTTGTAATGCCGATCTTCGTGATGGAGGGCGAAAACAAGCAGGAACCGATCCCGTCGATGCCGGGTATTTTCAGGCGAAGTATCGATTTAACGGTGAAGGAATGTAAAGAATTATTTTCTTTAGGAGTAAAAGCTGTCAATTTGTACATGAAGGTGTCTGATCATTTAAAAGACAACACCGGAAAAGAAGCTTGGAACAAAGATGGCTTGATGCAGAGTACAATTAAAGCAATCAAAGATGCAGTTCCTGAGATGATCGTAATGCCAGATGTCGCTTTAGATCCCTATTCGATCTACGGCCACGACGGAATTATTGAAAATGGAAAGATTTTAAATGATGCTACGAATGATGCCTTAGCAAGAATGTCTGTGTCACACGCCGAAGCCGGAGCTGACATTGTGGCACCAAGTGACATGATGGATGGGAGAGTGTTGACAATTCGTGAAGCTTTAGAAGAAAACGGATTTACCGATGTTGGAATTTTAAGTTATTCCGCAAAATATGCGAGTTCTTTTTACGGACCGTTCAGAAGTGCTTTAGACAGTGCTCCGAAAGATGATATGGAAATTCCGAAAGATAAAAAGACCTATCAGATGGATTTTCATAATTCAAGAGAAGCCTTAAATGAAGTTTTTAAAGATATTGATGAAGGTGCAGACATCATTATGATCAAACCGGGACTTCCTTATCTTGATATTGTTTCTAAAGTTCGTGAAGCGATCGATCTTCCAATCGCGGTTTACAACGTAAGTGGTGAATATGCAATGGTAAAAGCTGCGGCTCAAAACGGCTGGCTGGATAATGACAAAACAATCATTGAAAGCTTAACTTGCTTTAAAAGAGCAGGAGCAGATATGATCTTTACTTATTTTGCTAAAGAAGCAGCGATTCTTTTAAACAAATAA
- a CDS encoding T9SS type A sorting domain-containing protein, whose amino-acid sequence MKKLLLLFLFIGTFVGFSNNFKAQLREPGSISQKADDGVLVAYPNPAKDFLIIKAKDSSLRVKSVTFYSILGTQVANYTVNMNSGEINIEKLKPGKYLIRYTLSDNTQKVTQIVKQ is encoded by the coding sequence ATGAAAAAACTTTTACTTTTATTTCTATTTATAGGCACTTTTGTTGGCTTTTCCAACAATTTTAAAGCTCAACTGAGAGAGCCTGGTTCCATCTCGCAAAAAGCAGATGATGGTGTGCTTGTTGCCTATCCGAATCCTGCAAAGGATTTCCTTATCATTAAGGCAAAGGACTCTTCTTTAAGAGTTAAAAGCGTGACTTTTTATTCAATTTTGGGTACACAAGTTGCTAATTACACAGTAAATATGAATTCTGGAGAGATCAATATTGAAAAATTGAAACCCGGAAAATATTTGATTCGCTACACTTTAAGCGATAATACCCAAAAGGTTACTCAAATCGTAAAACAATAA
- a CDS encoding ABC transporter ATP-binding protein translates to MLKAEHITKTYNAGKKTALDDFSIHVPTGSIYGLLGPNGAGKTSFIRIINQITQADSGDVFINGEKLNQSHIRDIGYMPEERGLYKNMTVGDQILYFGELKGMTKNDALNEAKKWFEKLNIDQWWKKKLSELSKGMAQKIQFVVTVLHRPHLLILDEPFSGFDPVNANLIKDQIIELKNNGTTIILSTHRMESVEEMCDYVALINNSKKIIDGRVFDVREKFKKNIFGITLSEVSDAQFDTFKNKYEIFNYTNENNLVSFDLKNENDQNNIILDLVNVGKVRSFDEKIPSMNEVFINAVSNNS, encoded by the coding sequence ATGCTAAAAGCTGAACATATTACGAAGACTTACAATGCGGGTAAAAAAACAGCATTGGACGACTTCAGTATCCATGTCCCAACAGGGAGTATTTATGGTCTTCTTGGCCCAAACGGTGCCGGAAAAACTTCATTTATCCGTATCATCAATCAAATCACTCAGGCTGATTCAGGAGACGTTTTTATCAACGGAGAAAAGCTTAATCAAAGTCACATCAGAGATATCGGTTACATGCCTGAAGAAAGAGGTTTGTATAAAAATATGACTGTTGGTGATCAGATCCTTTATTTCGGAGAATTAAAAGGAATGACCAAAAATGATGCTTTAAATGAAGCAAAAAAATGGTTTGAAAAACTGAATATCGATCAATGGTGGAAGAAAAAACTGTCTGAACTTTCAAAAGGGATGGCTCAGAAAATTCAGTTTGTGGTAACGGTACTTCACAGACCGCATCTTTTAATTTTAGACGAACCTTTCTCTGGTTTTGACCCTGTAAATGCCAATCTGATCAAAGATCAAATCATCGAACTTAAAAATAACGGAACAACCATTATTCTTTCGACTCACAGAATGGAAAGTGTGGAAGAAATGTGTGATTATGTAGCATTAATCAATAATTCTAAAAAAATTATTGACGGAAGAGTTTTTGACGTAAGAGAAAAATTCAAGAAAAATATTTTTGGAATTACTCTTTCAGAAGTAAGTGATGCTCAATTTGACACTTTCAAGAACAAATACGAGATTTTTAATTATACCAATGAAAATAATCTGGTTTCTTTCGATTTAAAAAATGAGAATGACCAGAACAACATCATTTTAGACCTTGTAAATGTTGGAAAAGTGAGATCGTTTGACGAAAAAATTCCAAGTATGAATGAAGTATTTATTAATGCCGTAAGCAACAACTCTTAA
- a CDS encoding ABC transporter permease — translation MNNIFLITKREFLTQVKKKSFIILTLLAPVMIIAFGAVIGLMFKANESHSIIEVVDKSGLFKNQLKSNDKLNYVFVSAADEKSKVNNLKGNESLDGILILPELSGQNYDDLEKNSRLVINSKIGFDTKQRIISDITNVIKKEKIKQLGIAEAQLDNLDKSFTLKTINVSENNKEDSDLSFGVKTGLSMVLMYVTFMFILIYGVRVMRSVLEEKNNRVVEIIISSVKPFELMMGKILGVTMVALTQFIIWITMSVIGALVLNTGFNSIQKNIPGGNEEMMSKLDIAQIATQVSHSLLELNFPLIIGVFIIYFLLGYIFYSSIYAAIGSAVDNETETQQFTLFAILPLTLGMYGSFSLMNNPDGPLGFWLSIIPFTSPVAMIARIPFGVPIWQLALSIVLLLGTTIFMIFLAGKIYRVGILMYGNKATLKELWKWVRG, via the coding sequence ATGAATAATATTTTTTTAATTACAAAAAGGGAATTTCTTACGCAGGTTAAGAAGAAATCCTTCATTATATTAACTTTATTAGCTCCCGTTATGATTATTGCTTTTGGGGCAGTTATCGGATTAATGTTTAAGGCTAATGAGTCGCACAGCATCATTGAAGTTGTTGATAAAAGCGGATTGTTTAAAAATCAGTTAAAATCAAATGATAAACTTAATTATGTTTTTGTTTCTGCGGCTGATGAAAAGTCGAAGGTCAATAATTTAAAAGGAAATGAATCTTTAGACGGAATTTTAATCTTACCTGAATTAAGCGGTCAAAATTATGATGATCTGGAAAAAAATTCAAGGTTGGTTATTAATTCTAAAATTGGTTTTGATACAAAACAGAGAATCATTTCTGATATCACAAATGTCATTAAAAAAGAAAAGATCAAGCAATTAGGCATTGCAGAAGCTCAACTTGATAATCTTGATAAAAGTTTCACTTTAAAAACGATCAACGTTTCTGAAAATAATAAAGAAGATTCTGATCTTAGTTTTGGTGTCAAGACTGGATTGAGCATGGTTTTAATGTACGTTACTTTCATGTTTATCCTGATTTATGGTGTGAGAGTAATGAGAAGTGTTTTGGAGGAGAAAAACAACCGTGTTGTAGAAATCATCATCTCTTCTGTGAAGCCATTTGAATTGATGATGGGTAAAATTTTGGGAGTAACGATGGTTGCTTTGACTCAGTTTATTATCTGGATCACGATGTCGGTTATTGGTGCGTTGGTTTTAAATACAGGTTTTAATTCAATACAGAAAAATATTCCCGGCGGAAATGAAGAAATGATGAGTAAATTAGATATTGCTCAGATTGCAACTCAGGTTTCTCACAGTCTATTGGAGCTTAATTTTCCTTTAATTATCGGTGTATTTATTATTTATTTTCTTTTGGGATATATCTTTTATAGCTCGATTTATGCTGCGATTGGTTCTGCGGTTGATAATGAAACAGAAACTCAACAATTCACCTTATTTGCTATTTTACCATTAACTTTAGGTATGTATGGAAGTTTTTCTTTAATGAATAATCCTGACGGCCCTCTAGGTTTTTGGTTATCTATAATTCCTTTCACATCACCTGTTGCGATGATTGCAAGAATTCCTTTTGGAGTTCCTATCTGGCAATTGGCATTGTCGATTGTATTATTGTTAGGAACAACGATTTTCATGATATTCCTTGCAGGAAAAATATACAGAGTAGGAATTTTAATGTATGGAAATAAGGCTACTTTGAAAGAGCTTTGGAAATGGGTAAGAGGATAA
- a CDS encoding porin family protein: MKKLLLASALVLSTLSFAQIDFSSTRFGITAGGNYARVKNAHNPSGPRFTVQAGALALIPIGKENQFFLQPEVLYYGAGETGKDKDGKGRDGYDAVYANNYISVPIYFKGYFSEAESEFFAMAGPRFNFLISQKVKNAPVSRPYYDPDVTVPGLPGVNGKAASFNFGVGIGVGYSYKRQLEFAFNYDFGVSNTYPGLKNEPLGSTKGKSEQVLSAKISYIFE; this comes from the coding sequence ATGAAAAAACTTTTATTAGCCTCAGCTTTGGTACTTTCTACGTTATCTTTCGCCCAGATCGATTTCAGTAGCACAAGATTCGGTATCACTGCAGGAGGTAATTACGCCAGAGTAAAAAATGCTCACAACCCTTCAGGTCCTAGATTTACAGTTCAGGCCGGAGCTTTAGCTTTAATTCCAATAGGAAAAGAAAACCAGTTTTTCTTACAGCCTGAGGTATTATACTACGGAGCCGGAGAAACAGGAAAAGATAAGGATGGTAAAGGAAGAGATGGTTATGACGCTGTTTATGCAAATAATTACATCAGTGTTCCTATTTATTTCAAAGGATATTTTTCAGAAGCTGAATCAGAATTCTTTGCAATGGCAGGACCTAGATTTAATTTTTTAATTAGCCAGAAAGTTAAAAACGCTCCTGTATCAAGACCTTATTATGATCCGGATGTTACTGTTCCTGGTCTTCCTGGAGTAAATGGTAAAGCTGCTAGCTTTAACTTTGGTGTAGGAATTGGTGTAGGATATAGCTACAAAAGACAGTTAGAATTTGCTTTCAACTATGATTTTGGTGTTTCTAATACCTATCCAGGTCTTAAGAACGAGCCATTAGGAAGTACGAAAGGTAAATCTGAACAAGTTCTTAGTGCTAAAATCAGCTACATCTTTGAATAA
- the sucD gene encoding succinate--CoA ligase subunit alpha, with product MSILVNKDSKVIVQGFTGNEGTFHAGQMIEYGTNVVGGVTPGKGGSEHLGKPVFNTVADAVEKAGANVSIIFVPPAFAADAIMEAAEAGIKVIVCITEGIPVADMVKVKSYIADRDCRLIGPNCPGIITSEEAKIGIMPGFVFKKGKVGIVSKSGTLTYEAADQVVKAGFGVSTAIGIGGDPIIGTTTREALELFINDPETEAVVMIGEIGGGLEAEAARWYKASGSTKPVVGFIAGQTAPKGRTMGHAGAIVGGDEDTAQAKMEIMRENGINVVDSPADIGATVAKILA from the coding sequence ATGTCAATTTTAGTAAACAAAGATTCTAAAGTAATTGTACAAGGATTTACAGGTAACGAAGGTACTTTCCACGCAGGTCAGATGATTGAATACGGAACAAACGTAGTAGGTGGTGTTACTCCAGGAAAAGGAGGTAGCGAGCACTTAGGAAAGCCGGTATTCAACACTGTTGCTGATGCTGTTGAAAAAGCTGGAGCTAATGTAAGTATCATTTTCGTACCGCCTGCATTTGCTGCAGATGCTATCATGGAAGCTGCTGAAGCTGGAATTAAAGTGATCGTATGTATTACTGAAGGTATTCCTGTAGCAGACATGGTAAAAGTAAAATCTTACATTGCAGACAGAGATTGTAGATTGATCGGACCAAACTGTCCGGGAATCATTACTTCTGAAGAAGCTAAAATTGGTATTATGCCAGGTTTCGTTTTCAAAAAAGGAAAAGTAGGTATCGTTTCTAAATCAGGAACTCTTACTTATGAAGCTGCTGACCAAGTTGTAAAAGCTGGTTTCGGTGTTTCTACTGCTATCGGTATTGGTGGTGACCCAATCATTGGAACTACTACAAGAGAAGCTCTAGAATTGTTCATCAACGATCCGGAAACTGAAGCTGTTGTTATGATCGGTGAGATCGGTGGTGGTCTTGAGGCTGAAGCTGCAAGATGGTACAAAGCTAGTGGATCTACTAAACCGGTTGTAGGATTTATCGCTGGGCAAACTGCTCCTAAAGGAAGAACTATGGGGCACGCTGGTGCTATCGTAGGTGGTGATGAAGATACTGCTCAGGCAAAAATGGAGATTATGAGAGAAAACGGAATCAACGTTGTAGATTCTCCTGCTGATATCGGTGCAACTGTAGCGAAAATTTTAGCTTAA
- a CDS encoding LpxD N-terminal domain-containing protein, which translates to MTFHQPQKLKTIADLIGSKFIGSEDFEVLGTNEIHMVRPGDIVFVNHPKYYDKALNSAATIILIDKEVECPEGKALLVSEDPFGDFNKINTHFTRIYNFTEELHDVEIGEGTKIHRTAVIGNNVTIGKNTLIFPNVVIGDRTVIGDNVIIQSNTVLGGDAFYYRKLNGNFDRLISVGNVVIENNVEIGNGCTIDRGVTDSTVIGEGSVLDNQIQIGHDTVIGKKCLIASQVGIAGCCVIGNEVTLWGQVGMASGNKIADGSVILGKTGVNRDLEKGTYIGMFAEDFKTYLKKEVKLRNLK; encoded by the coding sequence ATGACGTTTCATCAACCACAAAAACTGAAAACTATTGCTGATCTTATCGGATCAAAATTCATCGGTTCTGAAGACTTTGAAGTATTAGGAACGAATGAAATTCACATGGTGAGACCGGGAGATATAGTTTTCGTAAACCATCCAAAATATTACGATAAAGCTTTAAATTCAGCAGCAACAATTATTTTGATTGACAAAGAAGTTGAATGTCCGGAAGGTAAAGCGCTTTTAGTTTCCGAAGATCCTTTCGGAGATTTTAATAAGATCAACACTCATTTTACGAGAATATATAATTTCACAGAAGAACTTCACGATGTTGAAATCGGAGAGGGTACAAAAATCCATCGTACAGCTGTTATCGGAAATAATGTTACCATTGGAAAAAATACACTTATTTTTCCTAATGTTGTGATTGGTGACAGAACTGTTATTGGTGACAATGTAATTATTCAATCAAACACAGTTTTAGGAGGTGATGCTTTTTATTACAGAAAATTAAATGGAAATTTTGACCGTCTGATCTCTGTAGGAAATGTTGTCATCGAAAACAATGTAGAAATCGGAAACGGCTGTACAATCGACAGAGGAGTTACAGATTCTACCGTTATCGGAGAAGGTTCTGTTTTGGATAATCAAATTCAGATCGGTCATGATACCGTGATTGGTAAAAAATGTTTAATTGCCTCACAAGTCGGAATCGCAGGATGTTGCGTAATAGGAAATGAAGTAACGTTATGGGGACAGGTTGGCATGGCTTCCGGTAATAAAATAGCTGACGGATCTGTAATTCTCGGCAAAACTGGAGTCAACAGAGATCTTGAAAAAGGGACTTATATCGGGATGTTTGCAGAAGATTTTAAAACTTATTTGAAGAAAGAAGTAAAACTGAGAAATCTCAAATAA
- the efp gene encoding elongation factor P, whose translation MATSNDIRKGLCIEFSNDIFKVVEFMHVKPGKGPAFVRTKLKSVTNGKVLDNTFSAGHKIDEVKVITRKFQYLYDDENGFHFMNNDDFSQLYLDKEMIENSNLMKAGEEVTIILKEADETPLSAELPQSVYLEVIEADPGVKGNTATNALKNAIVETGARVMVPLFIEAGDKIKVSTEDGSYLERVKE comes from the coding sequence ATGGCAACAAGTAACGATATAAGAAAAGGACTTTGCATCGAATTTAGCAATGATATTTTCAAGGTAGTTGAATTTATGCACGTAAAGCCAGGAAAAGGTCCTGCTTTCGTAAGAACAAAACTAAAGTCAGTAACTAACGGAAAAGTATTGGATAACACATTCTCTGCAGGTCACAAAATTGATGAGGTGAAAGTAATTACAAGAAAATTCCAATATCTTTACGATGATGAGAATGGTTTCCACTTCATGAATAATGATGACTTCTCTCAGCTTTATCTTGATAAAGAAATGATTGAAAACTCTAATCTGATGAAAGCAGGTGAAGAAGTTACCATCATTTTAAAGGAAGCAGACGAGACGCCTTTGTCTGCAGAACTTCCTCAATCTGTTTACTTGGAGGTTATAGAAGCTGATCCGGGAGTAAAAGGAAACACGGCTACCAACGCTCTTAAAAACGCTATCGTTGAAACAGGAGCAAGAGTAATGGTTCCTCTGTTCATCGAAGCAGGAGACAAAATCAAAGTGAGTACAGAAGATGGTTCTTACTTAGAAAGAGTAAAAGAATAA
- the lpxA gene encoding acyl-ACP--UDP-N-acetylglucosamine O-acyltransferase, with protein MIHQLAAVDKRAKISKNVIVEPFTTIAGDVEIGEGTWIGPNVTIMDGARIGKNCRIFPGTVISAIPQDLKFDGEDTQVIIGDETTIRECVTVNRGTKALGFTKIGKNCLIMATSHIAHDCVIGDHVIIVNGCGIAGHVEIGDYTVMGGLSAVHQFGKIGKHVMISGGTLVRKDIPPYVKVAREPMSYAGINSVGLRRRGFTNEKIFEIQKIYRTIFQMKMNVSQAVTYIEKEMLPTAERDEILQFIQNSPRGIVKGYGTGKESN; from the coding sequence ATGATTCATCAATTAGCAGCCGTTGATAAACGTGCAAAAATCAGCAAAAATGTTATTGTAGAACCATTTACTACAATAGCAGGGGATGTAGAAATCGGAGAAGGAACTTGGATTGGCCCTAATGTTACCATCATGGATGGAGCAAGAATAGGTAAAAACTGTAGAATATTTCCTGGAACGGTAATTTCTGCGATCCCTCAGGATTTAAAATTTGATGGTGAAGATACTCAGGTAATTATCGGAGACGAAACTACGATCAGAGAGTGTGTAACGGTAAACAGAGGGACAAAAGCCCTTGGATTTACCAAAATTGGTAAAAACTGCCTTATCATGGCAACTTCCCATATTGCACACGACTGCGTTATCGGAGATCACGTTATCATTGTGAACGGTTGCGGTATTGCAGGGCACGTAGAAATCGGAGACTATACCGTAATGGGAGGTCTTAGTGCTGTGCATCAATTTGGTAAAATCGGGAAACATGTGATGATTTCCGGTGGTACGTTGGTGAGAAAAGATATTCCGCCTTATGTAAAGGTTGCGAGAGAGCCAATGTCTTACGCTGGAATCAACTCAGTAGGTTTGAGAAGAAGAGGATTTACGAATGAGAAAATTTTCGAAATTCAAAAGATCTACAGAACTATTTTCCAAATGAAAATGAACGTTTCTCAGGCTGTAACTTACATTGAAAAAGAAATGCTTCCAACAGCTGAAAGAGATGAAATTCTTCAGTTTATTCAAAACTCTCCTCGAGGTATCGTTAAAGGATACGGAACAGGAAAAGAAAGTAACTAA
- a CDS encoding bifunctional UDP-3-O-[3-hydroxymyristoyl] N-acetylglucosamine deacetylase/3-hydroxyacyl-ACP dehydratase — MSDMQKTLQEEVTLSGIGLHTGKEVKLTIKPAKENTGFVFVRTDLEGHPQVEADVNYVVATERGTTLEKLGVKINTCEHLLAALVGCDIDNAMLEMDASEPPILDGSSKFFVEAIESVGIVEQGIAREYLVVKEVLSYSDPATGSEITIIPSDNYEITTMVDFGTKVLGTQNATLKNISDFKEEISSARTFSFLHELEMLLDHGLIKGGDISNAIVYVDKDLTPETTEKLKKAFGKDKVSIRPNGILDNLNLNYPNEAARHKLLDVIGDLALAGVKIKGKVIANKPGHFVNTQFAKKLNRQWKLQKKKNVPDFDLTKEPVFDINGIMKLMPHRPPFLLIDKILELSDSHVVGLKNVTMNEPFFVGHFPKEPVMPGVLQVEALAQTGGILVLASVPDPENYSTYFIKIDKVKFKRKVVPGDTMIFKIELIEPIRRGIVHMQGYGYVGDTVAVEAELMAQVAKNKVD, encoded by the coding sequence ATGAGTGATATGCAAAAAACACTTCAGGAAGAGGTAACACTTTCCGGAATTGGCCTTCATACTGGTAAAGAAGTAAAATTGACCATAAAACCTGCTAAAGAAAATACAGGTTTCGTTTTTGTGAGAACAGATTTAGAGGGTCATCCTCAGGTCGAAGCTGATGTAAACTATGTTGTAGCGACAGAAAGAGGAACGACATTAGAAAAATTAGGAGTTAAAATTAACACTTGTGAACATCTTTTGGCAGCTTTAGTTGGTTGTGATATTGATAACGCAATGCTGGAAATGGATGCTTCTGAACCTCCAATTTTAGATGGTTCTTCAAAGTTTTTTGTAGAAGCTATCGAAAGTGTAGGAATTGTAGAACAAGGTATTGCCAGAGAATATTTGGTGGTAAAAGAAGTTCTTAGCTATAGCGATCCGGCAACGGGTTCAGAAATTACAATTATTCCTTCAGATAATTACGAAATTACAACAATGGTAGATTTTGGGACTAAAGTTTTAGGTACTCAAAATGCTACTCTTAAAAATATTTCAGATTTTAAAGAAGAGATTTCATCTGCTAGAACGTTCAGCTTTTTACATGAATTAGAAATGCTTTTAGATCATGGTTTGATCAAAGGTGGTGATATTTCTAACGCGATCGTTTATGTAGACAAAGATCTTACTCCTGAAACTACAGAAAAATTGAAGAAAGCTTTTGGTAAAGACAAAGTGTCTATCAGACCAAACGGTATTCTTGATAATCTTAATTTGAATTACCCTAACGAAGCTGCAAGACACAAATTACTTGATGTAATAGGTGATTTGGCTTTGGCTGGAGTAAAAATTAAAGGAAAAGTTATTGCTAACAAACCAGGACATTTTGTAAATACTCAATTTGCTAAAAAATTGAACCGTCAGTGGAAATTACAAAAGAAAAAAAATGTTCCTGATTTTGATTTAACGAAAGAACCAGTTTTCGATATTAACGGAATCATGAAGTTGATGCCTCACAGACCACCATTCTTATTGATTGATAAGATCTTAGAATTGTCAGATTCTCACGTTGTCGGATTGAAAAATGTTACAATGAATGAACCTTTCTTCGTTGGACATTTCCCTAAAGAGCCTGTAATGCCGGGAGTTTTACAAGTTGAAGCATTGGCACAGACAGGAGGTATCTTAGTATTGGCAAGCGTTCCGGATCCTGAAAATTACTCTACCTATTTCATTAAAATTGATAAAGTAAAATTCAAGAGAAAAGTAGTTCCCGGTGATACTATGATTTTCAAAATTGAATTGATAGAGCCTATCAGAAGAGGTATTGTTCATATGCAGGGATACGGATATGTGGGAGATACTGTAGCAGTAGAAGCAGAATTAATGGCTCAAGTTGCAAAAAATAAAGTTGATTAA
- the lpxD gene encoding UDP-3-O-(3-hydroxymyristoyl)glucosamine N-acyltransferase yields MEFTASQIASFIDGKIIGDEHALITGVSPIENGESGHLSFVAQDRFSHYLDTSRCSVLIVSENIITKDNYNPTIIAVKDAYLAFQVLMNLYQEMQGRKEGIEDGSSIHETAVIGEKAYIGAFTYISDKAKIGEGSQIYPHVYVGKGVKIGKNCKIDSGARIYDYCIVGDNCVIHSNTVIGGDGFGFQPTPDGFKKIPQLGNVIIEDDVEIGSNCSIDRATIGSTVIGKGTKIDNLIQIAHNVKIGQNNVIAAQAGIAGSTTIGNWNQIGGQVGIVGHIKIGDQVKIQAQSGVNSSVNDKETVYGSPAISYNDYLRSYVHFRNLPEIVKRINNLENTSKDHTNE; encoded by the coding sequence ATGGAATTTACAGCTTCGCAAATTGCAAGTTTTATCGACGGAAAAATAATAGGTGACGAGCACGCACTTATTACTGGAGTTTCACCAATTGAAAATGGGGAATCAGGACATCTTTCTTTTGTAGCACAAGATAGATTTTCCCACTATTTGGACACTTCAAGATGCTCCGTTCTTATCGTTTCGGAAAATATTATAACTAAAGATAATTATAATCCTACCATCATTGCCGTAAAAGATGCTTATCTTGCCTTTCAGGTTTTAATGAATCTGTATCAGGAAATGCAGGGAAGAAAAGAAGGGATCGAAGACGGCTCTTCTATTCACGAAACAGCTGTTATTGGCGAAAAAGCCTATATCGGTGCGTTTACCTACATCTCAGATAAAGCAAAAATTGGTGAAGGTTCACAAATTTATCCTCATGTGTACGTTGGTAAAGGTGTAAAAATTGGTAAAAACTGTAAAATAGACAGTGGTGCCAGAATTTACGATTACTGTATTGTTGGAGATAATTGTGTGATTCATTCCAATACTGTGATTGGCGGAGATGGATTTGGTTTTCAGCCTACCCCTGATGGATTCAAAAAAATCCCTCAGCTAGGTAATGTAATTATCGAAGATGATGTTGAAATTGGTTCTAACTGTAGTATCGACAGAGCTACCATCGGATCAACCGTTATTGGAAAGGGAACTAAAATAGATAACCTTATTCAGATTGCCCACAATGTGAAAATTGGTCAGAATAATGTAATTGCAGCACAAGCAGGAATTGCAGGTTCTACCACTATTGGCAACTGGAACCAGATCGGAGGTCAGGTGGGGATCGTAGGGCATATTAAAATAGGAGATCAGGTGAAGATTCAGGCTCAAAGTGGTGTGAATTCTAGCGTTAATGATAAAGAAACCGTGTACGGATCACCTGCGATAAGTTATAATGACTATCTTAGAAGCTATGTACATTTCAGGAATTTACCTGAAATCGTAAAACGAATAAATAATCTTGAGAATACCTCAAAAGATCATACTAATGAGTGA